The following are encoded in a window of Microcaecilia unicolor chromosome 14, aMicUni1.1, whole genome shotgun sequence genomic DNA:
- the LOC115457087 gene encoding olfactory receptor 11H6-like — protein MQEGNQTYVKEFIFHGITVNGGAQSILFILLLVTYTLTLTANLSIIMLVWSNASLHKPMYIFLGNLSFVEIWYTTSTVPKMLSGLLSRINSISFKGCITQFYFFFGSGATEHFLLSFMGYDRYLAICHPLHYNVLMSTKKCWFLSAFSWIGAFLWTLFPVIVISKLPFCGPNKINHFLCDPGPLMELSCVRDYSTEVILTVYIALFVFSNSFFTFISYAFIIRTILKIPSASGRRKAFSTCASHLIVVSIFFGCIMYMYTRPSGNHPFPLDKVVTVFYTVVTPLLNPVIYTLRNKEVWQVVKKMIRS, from the coding sequence ATGCAAGAAGGAAATCAAACCTATGTGAAAGAATTTATTTTTCATGGAATCACCGTCAATGGAGGTGCACAGTCCATTCTGTTTATACTGCTCCTGGTAACCTACACACTTACATTGACTGCAAATTTATCCATCATCATGTTGGTATGGTCCAACGCTTCCCTCCATAAACCTATGTACATTTTCCTTGGTAATCTGTCTTTCGTTGAAATCTGGTACACAACCAGCACAGTCCCCAAAATGCTATCTGGCTTACTGTCTAGAATTAACTCTATTTCTTTCAAAGGTTGCATTACACAATTTTATTTCTTCTTCGGCTCTGGTGCAACTGAGCATTTTCTTCTCAGTTTCATGGGTTATGACCGATATCTAGCCATCTGTCATCCTCTCCACTACAATGTCTTAATGAGTACTAAAAAATGCTGGTTCTTATCTGCCTTTAGCTGGATTGGTGCATTCCTCTGGACTTTGTTTCCTGTAATAGTAATTTCAAAGTTGCCATTCTGTGGCCCGAATAAGATTAATCATTTCCTGTGTGATCCAGGGCCTCTCATGGAACTCTCTTGTGTGAGGGACTATTCAACAGAAGTGATCCTTACTGTATATATTGCCCTATTTGTCTTTAGTAACTCTTTCTTTACCTTCATCTCATATGCTTTCATTATACGAACCATATTAAAAATCCCATCCGCATCCGGTCGCCGTAAGGCCTTCTCTACTTGTGCCTCCCACCTCATtgtggtgtccatcttttttggaTGTATTATGTATATGTATACTAGGCCTTCAGGAAACCATCCGTTTCCATTAGATAAGGTAGTAACTGTGTTCTACACGGTTGTGACTCCACTATTGAATCCAGTAATCTACACCCTAAGGAATAAGGAGGTCTGGCAGGTTGTGAAGAAGATGATTCGatcataa
- the LOC115457970 gene encoding olfactory receptor 11H6-like, whose amino-acid sequence MQGGNQTYVKEFILHGITVNGGAQSILFTLLLVTYTLTLTSNISIIMLVWSNTSLQKPMYILLSNLSFVEIWYTTTTIPKMLSGLLSRINSISFKGCITQFYFFFSCGATEHFLLSVMGYDRYLAICHPLHYNVLMSTKKCCFFAASCWVGAFLWSLFPIILISKLPFCGPNNINHFLCDPGPLLELSCVRDYSTEVVLTVYISLLIFSNASFTFISYAFIIRTILRIRSSSGRRKAFSTCASHLIVVSLFFGCVMYMYIRPSGNHPFPIDKVIAVFYTVLIPLLNPVIYTLRNKEVLKVVKKMIRL is encoded by the coding sequence ATGCAAGGAGGAAACCAAACCTATGTGAAAGAATTTATTCTTCATGGAATCACCGTCAATGGAGGTGCACAGTCTATTCTCTTTACACTGCTCCTGGTGACCTACACGCTCACACTGACCTCAAATATATCTATCATCATGTTGGTATGGTCCAACACTTCCCTCCAGAAACCTATGTACATTTTACTTAGCAACCTGTCTTTCGTTGAAATCTGGTACACAACCACAACTATTCCAAAAATGCTTTCTGGATTGCTGTCTAGAATTAACTCTATTTCTTTCAAAGGTTGCATTACAcaattttatttcttcttcagCTGTGGGGCAACTGAGCACTTTCTTCTCAGTGTCATGGGTTATGATCGATACCTAGCCATCTGCCATCCTCTCCACTACAATGTCTTAATGAGTACTAAAAAATGTTGTTTCTTTGCTGCTTCTTGCTGGGTTGGTGCATTCCTCTGGTCTTTGTTTCCTATAATATTAATTTCAAAGTTACCATTCTGTGGCCCAAATAATATTAATCATTTCCTGTGTGATCCAGGGCCTCTCCTGGAACTTTCTTGTGTGAGGGACTATTCAACGGAAGTGGTCCTTACTGTATATATCTCCCTATTGATCTTTAGTAATGCCTCTTTTACCTTCATCTCATATGCTTTCATTATACGAACCATATTAAGAATCCGATCCTCATCTGGTCGTCGTAAGGCCTTTTCTACTTGTGCCTCCCACCTCATTGTGGTGTCTCTTTTTTTTGGATGTGTTATGTATATGTACATTAGGCCATCAGGGAACCATCCGTTTCCAATAGATAAGGTAATAGCTGTGTTCTATACGGTTTTGATTCCTCTATTGAATCCAGTAATCTACACCCTAAGGAACAAGGAGGTCCTGAAGGTTGTGAAGAAGATGATTCGACTGTGA